In one Rutidosis leptorrhynchoides isolate AG116_Rl617_1_P2 chromosome 8, CSIRO_AGI_Rlap_v1, whole genome shotgun sequence genomic region, the following are encoded:
- the LOC139864538 gene encoding mitotic checkpoint serine/threonine-protein kinase BUB1-like, translated as MDLDAFNAFPWGSYLWEKTFQELDKVGGTHKINRTSEGFIWAFRMWIFEAFLSARQFAIKEELKDVIPRALAWKKIGGRHGGISWDKIKEYMKIDDDDANGVPKSTLTLTDAEAKTDWWIASHKYFDGTDIIGTDEDVEVRGTQADVEGRGTQADVEGRGTNMDIGGFTDTVIKVMRPTNDSLLIRVKELEDMLSQRDDEVASLKKYALAKDDEVASLNIYALMLEETLRTNLRKDVSIELPPRPMQDMMSQMSLKDDRIPFMEESKSQRDTRIAALEELSDVESKVDDVSLDPVDNVYVDKWSELVIEDILLEAQVSEYEGYYTSKVSLSSLSKVIEIGGDKYQIGRLAGAGAFGEVYEGCIKSDPDKLVAVKKSLEKSLIPWEFYMYRQLEKRVPNDQRLFFGYAHGVHLYSDSNVLITNFLAHGTLLNAINLSKDMDEELCIYYTIEMLSMLESLHRNDIIHGDFKADNLMLRNVRGDLVEDGFRARSGCWREQGLCLVDWGRGIDLQKFPNGTNFNANCKTPDYICIQMQEKKPWKYQVDSYALCVNVYLMIHEKYMQTEKKANPDGSDSYQYQPKVKVKRSFQRELWNKLFLDLLNHNDNKEEYLEMLVNLKKSFQDYMCSHPRFI; from the exons ATGGACCTAGACGCGTTCAATGCTTTCCCTTGGGGTTCATACTTATGGGAAAAAACATTCCAAGAGCTAGATAAGGTAGGTGGTACGCATAAGATAAATCGAACATCAGAAGGTTTTATTTGGGCCTTTCGG ATGTGGATTTTTGAGGCGTTTCTTTCTGCACGACAATTTGCCATTAAAGAGGAGCTTAAGGATGTAATTCCTAGGGCACTCGCATGGAAAAAGATTGGTGGCAGGCATGGTGGCATAAGTTGGGACAAAATTAAAGAATATatgaagatcgatgatgatgat GCGAATGGCGTTCCAAAGTCGACGTTAACACTGACAGATGCTGAGGCAAAGACTGATTGGTGGATAGCTAGTCATAAGTATTTCGATGGCACCGACATCATAGGTACAGACGAGGACGTAGAGGTTCGGGGAACACAAGCGGACGTGGAGGGTCGGGGTACACAAGCGGACGTGGAGGGTCGAGGCACAAACATGGATATTGGGGGTTTTACAGACACGGTCATAAAGGTTATGAGACCGACGAACGATAGCTTGCTAATCCGTGTTAAAGAATTGGAGGACATGTTGTCTCAGAGAGATGATGAGGTAGCATCCCTAAAAAAGTATGCGTTGGCGAAAGATGATGAGGTAGCATCCCTGAATATATATGCGTTGATGTTGGAGGAAACATTACGGACAAATTTACGCAAGGATGTCAGTATTGAATTACCACCACGACCGATGCAGGATATGATGTCTCAAATGTCCTTGAAGGATGATCGAATACCATTTATGGAAGAGTCAAAGTCTCAAAGGGATACTCGAATAGCAGCTTTGGAAGAGTTG AGTGATGTAGAATCCAAAGTTGACGATGTGAGTTTGGATCCCGTTGACAATGTCTATGTGGATAAGTGGTCAGAATTAGTTATAGAAGATATTTTGCTAGAAGCACAAGTATCAGAATACGAG GGATACTATACTAGTAAGGTATCATTATCATCTCTGTCGAAGGTTATCGAGATAG GTGGAGACAAGTATCAGATCGGGAGATTAGCCGGTGCAGGTGCTTTCGGAGAAGTATACGAGGGGTGTATCAAGAGTGATCCAGACAAACTTGTTGCTGTAAAG AAAAGTCTAGAAAAGTCTCTGATCCCATGGGAGTTTTACATGTATCGTCAACTTGAGAAGAGGGTCCCAAATGATCAA AGATTGTTCTTTGGATATGCTCATGGAGTGCATCTCTATTCAGATTCCAATGTTCTTATTACAAATTTTTTAGCCCATGGGACGCTTTTG AATGCCATAAATCTTAGCAAGGACATGGACGAAGAGCTGTGTATATATTATACAATTGAGATGCTCTCAATGCTCGAAAGTTTGCATCGGAATGACATTATTCATGGCGACTTTAAAGCCGATAATCTCATGTTGCGAAATGTTAG GGGCGATCTAGTGGAAGATGGTTTTCGGGCCCGTAGCGGTTGTTGGCGTGAACAG GGACTTTGCCTTGTTGACTGGGGTAGAGGAATAGACCTACAAAAATTTCCAAACGGGACCAATTTCAACGCAAATTGTAAAACACCTGATTACATCTGTATACAAATGCAAGAGAAAAAACCATGGAAATATCAG GTTGACAGTTATGCCCTTTGTGTTAATGTTTATTTGATGATTCACGAGAAGTATATGCAGACCGAAAAAAAAGCAAATCCTGATGGCAGCGATTCATATCAATATCAACCAAAAGTGAAAGTTAAACG TTCGTTCCAAAGGGAACTATGGAATAAGCTTTTCTTGGATTTGCTAAACCACAACGATAACAAAGAGGAATATTTAGagatgttagtaaacttaaagaaATCATTCCAGGACTACATGTGCTCTCACCCTAGGTTCATATAA